The Paenibacillus macerans genome includes a window with the following:
- a CDS encoding SGNH/GDSL hydrolase family protein has product MIFKENDVVLFQGDSITDCGRNYEDSASLGFGYPLMVASRLGHLFPEKNLAFVNRGISGNRAIDLKNRWDRDCLDLKPTWVSILIGINDTWRRYDSNDATSAEQFAALYRNILERAKERLDAKLILLEPFVLPVPEDRKQWRADLDPKIAIVRELAREFEAILVPLDGLFAAASAKAEPAYWAPDGVHPSAAGHGLIADAWISAAGV; this is encoded by the coding sequence ATGATTTTTAAGGAGAACGACGTCGTATTGTTTCAAGGAGACAGCATTACCGACTGCGGGCGGAATTACGAGGACAGCGCCTCGCTGGGCTTCGGCTATCCGCTGATGGTGGCTTCGCGGCTGGGACATTTGTTCCCGGAGAAAAACCTTGCCTTTGTAAACCGCGGCATCAGCGGAAACCGGGCCATCGATCTGAAAAACCGCTGGGACCGGGATTGCCTTGACCTCAAACCAACCTGGGTATCGATCCTGATCGGCATTAACGACACCTGGCGGCGGTACGATTCGAACGACGCGACGAGCGCGGAGCAATTTGCGGCGTTATACCGCAACATCTTGGAGCGCGCCAAGGAGCGGCTGGACGCGAAGCTGATTTTGCTGGAGCCGTTTGTGCTGCCGGTTCCGGAGGACCGCAAACAGTGGCGCGCTGACCTTGATCCGAAGATCGCCATCGTGCGCGAGCTGGCCCGCGAATTCGAAGCGATCCTGGTTCCGCTCGACGGCTTGTTTGCGGCGGCTTCCGCCAAAGCGGAGCCGGCTTACTGGGCGCCGGACGGCGTCCACCCTTCGGCAGCGGGACACGGGCTGATCGCGGATGCCTGGATCAGCGCCGCCGGAGTGTAA